One Candidatus Eisenbacteria bacterium genomic window carries:
- a CDS encoding T9SS type A sorting domain-containing protein, whose amino-acid sequence MRREKNHLGLVTLLLAGGLVWLNPVVAGVSVSIQPDTTYSQPDQEFTVDLWIDTLGSEFDGYETVLRFDPEMLEFISIQEGNLMTNPCGNTWWIHEEGADSSYISHVILCGGLTVTGPGVLSSITFRALMNGITSITFDYIEFYRAGEYVPDISSQGGLVFIGPISGLREGAPEDGRPAFEDPQFTIFPSPSGRRLGMALTLAQGGPVEIVLYDSSGQRVARVWQAPFLGAGHHEIFIDTGAQSKLIAPGVYYLKLVAGQTEKTRKVILIP is encoded by the coding sequence ATGAGAAGAGAGAAGAACCACCTTGGGTTGGTGACATTGCTTCTCGCCGGCGGGCTGGTTTGGCTGAATCCTGTTGTGGCGGGGGTTTCGGTTTCGATACAACCCGATACAACCTATTCTCAGCCGGACCAGGAGTTCACGGTTGATCTTTGGATCGATACCCTGGGAAGTGAATTCGACGGATATGAAACGGTGCTTCGCTTCGATCCTGAAATGTTGGAATTCATATCGATTCAAGAAGGGAACTTAATGACCAATCCTTGTGGAAACACGTGGTGGATCCACGAGGAGGGCGCCGACAGCAGCTATATCTCTCATGTCATCCTCTGCGGAGGATTGACGGTAACCGGTCCTGGTGTTTTGTCTTCTATTACATTTCGCGCTCTAATGAACGGGATAACCTCGATCACGTTTGATTATATCGAGTTTTACAGGGCCGGCGAGTATGTCCCCGACATTTCATCCCAAGGGGGGCTCGTTTTTATCGGGCCCATCAGTGGTTTGCGGGAAGGCGCCCCGGAGGACGGGCGGCCCGCGTTTGAGGATCCACAGTTTACTATCTTCCCAAGCCCTTCGGGGCGCCGGTTGGGAATGGCCTTGACGCTCGCGCAAGGAGGGCCGGTAGAGATTGTTCTATATGATTCATCCGGACAAAGGGTCGCCCGGGTTTGGCAAGCGCCGTTTCTGGGGGCCGGTCATCATGAGATATTTATAGACACCGGAGCTCAATCCAAGCTTATTGCTCCGGGTGTGTACTATCTCAAGCTCGTTGCCGGTCAAACCGAAAAGACAAGAAAAGTGATATTGATTCCGTAG
- the sdhB gene encoding succinate dehydrogenase iron-sulfur subunit encodes MPDVIRLKIKRQENPNSKSYWEEFEIPYRPQHNIISVLMAIQQNPINAKGEKVAPVVYEANCMEEVCGACTMIINGKVRQACSTLVDNIKQPIVLEPMSKFPLVRDLMVDRDRMFAALRKIRGWIDLDGAYDIHVHAPRVSPKDWEKNYDLSRCMTCGCCMEACPQFFPTSKFIGPAPLGQTWLFNNHPTGKYYKEERLHEIMGVGGITDCGNAQNCVKACPKDIKLTDAIARLGRDTTVQMLKDVFIK; translated from the coding sequence ATGCCAGATGTCATACGTCTCAAGATCAAGCGGCAGGAGAATCCGAACTCCAAATCATATTGGGAAGAGTTTGAAATCCCCTATAGGCCGCAACACAATATCATCTCGGTTTTAATGGCGATTCAGCAGAATCCCATTAACGCAAAGGGTGAGAAGGTGGCTCCGGTCGTTTACGAGGCGAACTGCATGGAAGAGGTCTGCGGCGCCTGCACGATGATTATCAACGGGAAGGTGAGGCAGGCCTGCTCCACCCTCGTAGATAATATAAAGCAGCCGATCGTCCTGGAGCCCATGTCGAAATTTCCGCTGGTGCGCGATCTTATGGTCGACCGCGACAGGATGTTCGCCGCCTTGCGGAAGATCCGCGGCTGGATCGATCTCGATGGCGCCTATGACATTCATGTCCATGCGCCGCGGGTCAGCCCGAAGGACTGGGAAAAGAACTATGATCTATCGCGCTGCATGACGTGTGGCTGTTGCATGGAGGCCTGCCCCCAATTCTTCCCGACATCGAAATTCATCGGGCCGGCGCCGCTCGGCCAAACATGGCTTTTCAATAATCACCCGACAGGGAAGTATTACAAAGAAGAACGGCTTCACGAGATCATGGGCGTCGGGGGCATCACCGACTGCGGCAACGCACAGAACTGTGTCAAGGCCTGCCCGAAGGATATCAAGCTCACCGACGCCATTGCGCGCCTCGGCCGCGACACGACGGTGCAGATGCTGAAGGATGTATTTATTAAATAG
- the sdhA gene encoding succinate dehydrogenase flavoprotein subunit — protein MAVKKPKIIVVGGGLGGLWATIRIAEAGYDVDIFSLFQVKRSHSACAQGGINACLDTKGQRDSIRQHIIDTIKGGAYLANQPPIKTMCEEAPGLIRTFDRMGVTWSRTAEGVMDLRLFGGVKNKRTCFSGATTGQQLLYVCDEQVRKYEEAGKVHKYEWWEFLSIVKDSNGACKGIVAIDLRTMETKAFRADAVVLATGGLGLVYGKSTNSTNSTGAAAARVYQQGAKFINGEFIQFHPTAMPGDDKNRLMSEAARGEGGRIWVPKNVEDTRPGKEIPEEERWYFLEEWYPAYGNTVPRDVASRAIWKVCRELNNGIGGKDLVYLDLSHRDEAFLRARLGGIMEIYEKFAGEDPTKVPMKIFPAVHYSMGGLWVDWEKDEASGGMKQPSARNHQTSIPGLFAAGECDGAYHGANRLGANSLLSASFSGRVAGESVAVYVKGLKEGADSLPGNIYSDEKQRQDSINQGLMNSQGDENPFLLHHDLGELMRNGVSIIRDNKTLDEALAGLQELKARFNKISLDDTANWSNQPLIYARQVYDMIVLGEVLAKSARMRDECRGSHWKPEFELKIPEGKFSGDPEFEEYRAKWKANNEQWLKTTVAEHTQSGPQISYEKIEISVLPPDEPRDYR, from the coding sequence ATGGCAGTGAAGAAACCGAAAATCATCGTTGTCGGCGGCGGACTCGGCGGGCTATGGGCCACGATTCGCATTGCGGAAGCCGGTTACGATGTCGATATCTTCTCGTTGTTCCAGGTCAAGCGAAGCCACTCCGCCTGCGCGCAGGGCGGCATCAATGCATGCCTTGATACAAAGGGGCAGCGGGACTCGATCCGGCAACATATCATCGACACGATAAAGGGCGGCGCCTACCTCGCGAACCAACCGCCGATCAAGACCATGTGCGAAGAGGCGCCGGGGCTGATCCGGACCTTTGACCGGATGGGAGTCACCTGGAGCCGGACGGCGGAAGGCGTGATGGATCTCCGCCTCTTTGGCGGCGTGAAGAACAAGCGCACTTGTTTTTCGGGGGCGACGACCGGCCAGCAACTCCTTTACGTCTGCGATGAGCAGGTGCGAAAATACGAAGAGGCCGGCAAGGTTCACAAATACGAGTGGTGGGAGTTCCTCAGTATTGTTAAAGATAGCAACGGAGCCTGCAAAGGCATTGTTGCGATCGACCTGCGCACCATGGAAACCAAGGCTTTCCGCGCCGACGCCGTCGTTCTTGCCACCGGCGGTCTCGGGTTGGTTTACGGCAAATCGACCAACTCCACCAACAGCACCGGTGCGGCGGCCGCCCGCGTTTACCAGCAGGGTGCGAAGTTTATCAACGGCGAGTTTATTCAATTCCACCCCACCGCGATGCCGGGTGATGACAAGAACCGGCTCATGAGTGAGGCGGCGCGCGGTGAGGGCGGACGTATCTGGGTTCCCAAGAATGTGGAAGATACCCGTCCCGGCAAGGAGATCCCCGAAGAGGAGCGATGGTATTTTCTCGAGGAATGGTATCCCGCCTATGGAAACACCGTTCCCCGCGATGTGGCCAGCCGCGCCATCTGGAAGGTATGCCGCGAATTGAACAATGGCATCGGCGGAAAGGATCTCGTCTACCTCGATCTGAGCCATCGGGACGAGGCTTTCTTGCGCGCGCGCCTCGGCGGCATCATGGAGATCTACGAGAAGTTCGCCGGCGAGGATCCGACAAAGGTCCCGATGAAAATATTCCCCGCTGTTCATTACAGCATGGGCGGCCTCTGGGTCGATTGGGAAAAAGATGAAGCGAGCGGCGGCATGAAGCAGCCGTCCGCCCGCAATCATCAGACAAGCATTCCCGGGCTCTTCGCTGCGGGTGAATGTGACGGAGCCTATCACGGCGCCAACCGGCTTGGAGCGAACTCTTTGCTCTCGGCATCGTTCAGCGGCCGGGTCGCCGGGGAAAGCGTCGCCGTCTATGTCAAAGGACTGAAAGAAGGCGCCGATTCATTGCCGGGAAACATCTATTCGGATGAGAAACAGCGCCAGGATTCGATCAATCAAGGACTAATGAACAGCCAGGGTGACGAGAACCCCTTCCTTCTGCATCACGATTTGGGTGAGCTAATGCGCAATGGCGTCTCAATCATCAGAGATAATAAAACCCTCGATGAGGCGCTGGCCGGGTTGCAGGAGCTGAAAGCCAGGTTCAACAAAATCAGCCTGGATGATACGGCTAATTGGTCCAATCAGCCGCTTATCTACGCACGCCAGGTATACGACATGATCGTCCTTGGCGAAGTCCTCGCAAAGAGCGCCCGTATGAGAGATGAGTGCCGTGGCAGCCATTGGAAGCCGGAGTTCGAGTTGAAGATCCCGGAGGGGAAATTCTCCGGAGATCCGGAATTTGAAGAGTATCGCGCGAAGTGGAAGGCCAACAATGAGCAATGGCTGAAGACCACCGTCGCTGAGCATACGCAAAGCGGGCCGCAGATCAGCTATGAAAAGATTGAAATAAGTGTTCTGCCGCCCGATGAGCCGCGGGACTATCGCTAA
- a CDS encoding succinate dehydrogenase — MSSTVIDRHFALRKLHSLLGLIPIGAFLMFHLFENSLAPKGAEYFTEHVVYKISHMRFVTIMEVCIIALPILFHGIYGVIMWFQGRANVGRYGYFRNWMYTLQRYTGIITFVFILTHVWETRMQVLLGNLAKEGLYAKMAQIFSTPLGSIWYAIGILCAVYHLTNGLWLMGITWGITIGPRSQKISSCIFAVVGLLLLALGGQALLGFNASAH; from the coding sequence ATGTCCTCCACTGTCATTGACCGGCATTTCGCCCTTCGCAAACTTCACAGCCTGCTCGGATTGATCCCCATCGGCGCCTTTCTAATGTTCCACCTCTTTGAGAACTCTTTGGCTCCCAAAGGCGCTGAGTATTTCACCGAGCATGTGGTCTATAAAATTTCACATATGCGCTTTGTCACCATAATGGAAGTCTGCATCATTGCCCTGCCGATTCTCTTTCATGGCATCTATGGTGTCATTATGTGGTTTCAAGGGCGGGCCAATGTCGGGCGGTATGGTTACTTTAGAAACTGGATGTATACGCTGCAGAGGTATACCGGCATCATCACCTTTGTCTTTATCCTGACCCATGTTTGGGAAACCCGGATGCAGGTATTGCTGGGCAATCTGGCGAAAGAAGGCTTGTACGCCAAAATGGCGCAAATCTTCAGCACACCGCTCGGATCCATCTGGTATGCCATCGGCATCTTGTGTGCTGTTTATCATTTAACCAATGGTTTGTGGTTGATGGGCATCACATGGGGCATCACCATTGGACCTCGTTCCCAGAAGATTTCCAGTTGCATTTTCGCGGTTGTCGGCCTGTTATTGTTGGCGCTGGGCGGACAGGCGCTCCTCGGTTTTAACGCTTCCGCACATTAG
- a CDS encoding methyltransferase domain-containing protein has protein sequence MRSQTLDILCCPLCRGGLDITHRRAVSPEGRLRDGVLACRLCKTRYPVLSWVPRLITPEAFTASEHAMLNACGKDRADSPSVIEEERLSPAEIENRIRRQVLDKVAYKGGSEKLRVRAEMDVEYRISHTEEKGKFVRTADHYLAEPPKTILDLGGGQGGTLSAFRERYKPETAILLDIDPEWMEVAWLRDPDTEVIRGDANQMPFKDGSIDLLVSTATLEHLPRWRTSLEEMARVSRQGLLCYGPNGLFPYDFGHLDTPFVTWLPNGPASWVALLWHRLRRTGRTFDSMKNELEETFYIPRPTVARLLRRQGLNVKNAFSEFLKHSVEEGYHPRAGRLKRLLYRNPWMRRCFCGTLSFACMEPNVYLFYRRP, from the coding sequence ATGAGAAGCCAAACCCTCGATATCCTCTGCTGCCCCCTCTGCCGGGGCGGCCTCGACATCACCCACCGGCGAGCCGTCAGCCCCGAGGGGCGCCTGCGCGACGGCGTGCTCGCCTGCCGTCTCTGTAAGACCCGTTATCCCGTCCTCTCATGGGTGCCCCGCCTGATAACGCCGGAGGCCTTCACGGCGAGCGAACACGCCATGCTGAATGCATGCGGCAAAGATCGGGCCGATTCCCCATCCGTCATCGAAGAAGAACGCCTCTCCCCCGCAGAGATCGAGAACCGAATCCGCCGGCAGGTCTTGGACAAGGTCGCCTATAAAGGCGGCTCTGAGAAACTCCGGGTGCGCGCTGAAATGGATGTCGAGTACCGAATTTCTCATACCGAGGAGAAGGGAAAGTTCGTACGCACGGCGGATCACTACCTCGCCGAGCCGCCGAAGACTATTCTTGATCTGGGCGGCGGGCAGGGGGGCACCCTCAGCGCTTTTCGCGAGCGGTACAAACCCGAGACGGCGATCTTGCTCGATATCGATCCGGAGTGGATGGAGGTCGCCTGGCTGCGCGATCCCGATACCGAGGTCATTCGCGGCGACGCCAATCAGATGCCCTTTAAAGACGGATCGATCGACTTGTTGGTGTCCACGGCGACTCTCGAGCACCTGCCTCGCTGGAGAACTTCGCTCGAGGAGATGGCGCGTGTTTCGCGGCAGGGACTGCTCTGTTACGGCCCCAACGGCTTATTCCCTTATGATTTCGGACACCTCGACACACCTTTTGTCACTTGGCTGCCCAACGGCCCGGCGTCTTGGGTCGCGCTCCTCTGGCACCGTCTCCGCCGGACCGGCCGGACCTTTGATTCAATGAAGAACGAGCTTGAAGAAACCTTCTACATTCCGCGGCCCACCGTGGCGCGCTTGCTCCGCCGGCAGGGATTGAATGTTAAAAACGCTTTTTCTGAGTTTTTGAAACACTCCGTGGAAGAAGGGTATCATCCGCGGGCGGGGCGACTGAAGCGTTTGCTCTATCGAAACCCCTGGATGCGCCGTTGCTTCTGCGGGACCCTCTCTTTTGCCTGTATGGAGCCGAATGTCTATTTGTTTTATCGCCGGCCGTAG
- a CDS encoding ROK family protein: MMLLGIDIGGTKTAACLGDGEGKILASLRMPSRPAGELETYFAELEQMCAGLLRGAALSINHVDAIGISAPGPLSVKRGMLLAPPNNPGWVDIPIVERVSRMFNRPVAMNNDANACVLAENFFGSHRGVENMIYLTCSTGMGAGIIAAGRLIQGINDMGGEVGHHTVERNGRDCACGRKGCWEAYVGGRSVGNYLREKILSEKIETRILDLAAGDPEKIGHHTLSAATRANDPFALVEWDDYVERMAQGIGNLIMVLNPEVVFLGTIAVNEGELLLKPLREKLKKYTWHWPREACRVLPSSLGKQIGDLSSLAVAKACVDIRAAS, translated from the coding sequence ATGATGCTGCTCGGTATCGATATCGGGGGAACAAAAACCGCGGCCTGCCTCGGGGATGGCGAGGGGAAGATTCTCGCCTCATTGCGCATGCCGAGCCGGCCGGCGGGGGAGCTTGAGACTTATTTCGCGGAACTTGAACAAATGTGCGCGGGCCTTCTCCGCGGCGCTGCTTTATCCATCAATCATGTCGACGCCATCGGAATTTCAGCCCCTGGTCCTTTGAGCGTTAAGCGCGGGATGCTCCTTGCGCCGCCGAACAACCCCGGCTGGGTGGATATTCCTATTGTCGAAAGAGTCAGCCGGATGTTTAACCGCCCCGTAGCAATGAATAATGACGCCAACGCCTGCGTCCTTGCCGAGAATTTTTTTGGAAGCCATCGCGGCGTGGAGAATATGATTTATCTAACCTGCAGTACGGGGATGGGTGCGGGGATCATCGCCGCCGGCCGCCTGATACAGGGGATAAATGATATGGGCGGAGAGGTCGGGCATCATACGGTGGAGAGAAACGGTCGAGACTGCGCCTGCGGCCGCAAGGGCTGCTGGGAGGCCTATGTCGGCGGCCGGAGTGTCGGAAACTACCTGCGGGAAAAGATCCTCTCTGAAAAGATCGAGACAAGGATACTCGACCTGGCCGCCGGGGATCCTGAAAAGATCGGGCACCATACCTTGTCGGCGGCGACGCGGGCCAATGATCCATTTGCCTTGGTGGAGTGGGATGATTATGTGGAAAGAATGGCCCAAGGGATCGGCAACCTTATCATGGTGCTGAATCCGGAAGTGGTCTTCCTCGGAACGATTGCCGTCAACGAAGGGGAGCTGTTGTTAAAGCCCCTCCGCGAAAAGCTGAAAAAGTATACCTGGCATTGGCCGCGGGAGGCCTGCCGTGTCCTGCCCAGTTCGCTGGGAAAACAGATCGGCGACCTGTCGAGCCTTGCGGTCGCCAAGGCCTGCGTGGATATCCGGGCGGCCTCATGA
- a CDS encoding PAS domain-containing protein: MPDAKMLEAFLNSLKNPFLFVDNDHIIRYMNNAAARHYKEGVALLGTSIFDCHNGESNAVIKKIFAEMKSGLDERMITDNEKYRIYMRAVRDEKGMLLGYYERYEPPVKMVPPA; encoded by the coding sequence ATGCCGGATGCCAAAATGCTGGAAGCCTTTTTGAACAGCCTAAAAAATCCGTTTCTCTTTGTTGATAATGATCACATCATTCGCTATATGAACAACGCCGCGGCGCGACATTACAAAGAGGGTGTGGCGTTGCTCGGCACGTCGATCTTCGATTGTCATAATGGTGAATCCAATGCGGTGATTAAAAAAATATTTGCTGAAATGAAATCGGGCCTCGACGAGCGGATGATCACCGATAATGAGAAATACAGGATCTATATGCGGGCGGTTCGTGACGAGAAGGGGATGTTGTTGGGCTATTACGAGCGCTATGAACCACCGGTGAAAATGGTTCCCCCGGCCTAG
- a CDS encoding redoxin domain-containing protein: MRLSRIHIFILIILPVVCLSLIVGCGGEKTTAKLEPLDDATIQSMRNASRLGYAAIEKGDLDSALVQFAEVARLAPSSPNAQYDIACAQAIANHPDEAIAALQKAADKGYSDWQWVNEDPDLIKLRDHADWEALITKMKANFAAQLKDLEGPLPSVSSAGDPVFTDIDTLDAYYNKTFWDTYRRCAVFPGSVKTKLCREITARRLAALQLFSKMHPAVADQYAADMSALHATTQLAGLQQQWIAGRPEAVAIATKIMSSYPDSAGAAEAALWNTKARVAEYVVVHDEIQPDEAARAVSDFIATADKLPDGRWKSEALAEAIVFKSGATPDIEELQPLVDRFLKGGRQRIREIEKGYELNELILRASGPVDFTATDIDGEEWTLDKLRGRVALLDFWATWCGPCVAEIPTLVELTKTYPTDKFIILGISQDSADRTSIDDFRAWMASRNMTWPQIYTGEGWGNQLAKAYTVPAIPFPVLLDADGHVVAAGGGARGEVLKELVKELLEEPS; the protein is encoded by the coding sequence ATGAGATTATCCCGGATTCATATCTTTATACTAATCATTCTCCCTGTTGTTTGCCTTTCGTTGATTGTGGGGTGCGGCGGCGAGAAGACGACGGCGAAACTCGAACCGCTTGATGACGCGACGATTCAGTCGATGCGCAACGCCAGCCGCCTGGGTTATGCCGCGATAGAAAAAGGTGATCTTGACTCCGCCCTCGTTCAATTCGCCGAGGTGGCGCGCTTGGCGCCGAGCAGCCCCAACGCCCAGTATGATATCGCCTGCGCCCAAGCCATAGCCAATCATCCCGATGAAGCCATCGCTGCTCTTCAAAAGGCGGCGGACAAAGGATATTCCGATTGGCAATGGGTGAACGAAGACCCCGATCTCATCAAGCTGCGCGACCATGCCGATTGGGAAGCGCTGATCACAAAGATGAAGGCCAACTTTGCGGCGCAGCTAAAGGATCTCGAGGGTCCCTTACCCTCGGTGAGTTCCGCCGGAGATCCGGTCTTTACCGACATCGATACCCTTGATGCCTATTACAATAAAACCTTCTGGGATACATACCGGCGCTGCGCCGTTTTCCCGGGCTCGGTGAAAACCAAACTCTGCAGAGAGATTACCGCCCGCCGGCTGGCCGCACTTCAACTTTTCTCAAAAATGCATCCCGCGGTCGCAGATCAATATGCCGCGGACATGAGCGCTCTGCACGCCACGACACAGCTGGCCGGATTGCAGCAGCAGTGGATCGCCGGCAGACCCGAGGCCGTAGCGATTGCAACAAAGATCATGTCATCGTATCCCGACAGCGCCGGCGCCGCGGAAGCGGCCCTGTGGAACACAAAGGCGCGGGTCGCGGAATATGTCGTTGTTCATGATGAAATCCAGCCGGATGAGGCCGCCCGCGCGGTTTCCGACTTTATCGCAACCGCCGACAAGCTCCCTGATGGGCGCTGGAAGAGCGAAGCGCTGGCCGAAGCGATTGTCTTCAAATCCGGCGCAACGCCCGACATCGAAGAACTCCAGCCTTTAGTCGACCGCTTCCTCAAGGGAGGGCGGCAAAGGATTCGCGAGATTGAAAAGGGATATGAATTGAACGAGCTGATTCTACGCGCCTCCGGCCCTGTTGATTTCACGGCGACGGATATTGACGGCGAAGAGTGGACCCTCGACAAGCTTCGCGGCCGTGTCGCCCTGCTCGATTTCTGGGCGACCTGGTGCGGGCCGTGTGTGGCCGAGATTCCCACATTGGTCGAGCTCACCAAAACCTACCCAACTGATAAGTTTATCATTCTTGGGATTTCCCAGGACAGCGCGGACCGTACATCCATCGATGATTTTCGCGCATGGATGGCTTCCCGGAATATGACCTGGCCCCAGATCTACACCGGCGAGGGATGGGGAAATCAGCTGGCCAAGGCTTACACTGTTCCCGCAATCCCTTTCCCCGTCTTGCTTGACGCGGATGGCCATGTCGTCGCGGCGGGCGGCGGAGCCCGCGGTGAAGTCCTCAAGGAGCTGGTCAAGGAGTTGTTGGAGGAGCCCTCATGA
- a CDS encoding DNA-3-methyladenine glycosylase I — MKNRCPWPGADPLYVEYHDKEWGVPVHDDIKHFEFLILDGAQAGLSWLTILRKRENYRKAFSGFDPNKVARFNSAKIERLLQNPGIVRNRLKVEAAVACAKAFLKVQKEFGSFDTYIWSFVGGKTKQNSWKTLKEIPPKTPASEAMSKDLKRRGFRFVGPTICYAYMQAAGLVNDHLVGCFRYEPVRRKP; from the coding sequence ATGAAAAACCGCTGTCCCTGGCCCGGCGCCGACCCGCTTTATGTTGAATACCACGACAAGGAGTGGGGCGTCCCCGTTCATGATGATATTAAACATTTTGAGTTTCTCATTCTCGACGGCGCGCAAGCCGGACTCAGCTGGCTGACGATCCTCCGCAAGCGGGAAAACTACCGCAAGGCTTTCTCGGGATTCGATCCCAACAAGGTGGCGCGCTTTAACTCGGCGAAGATTGAAAGACTGCTGCAAAATCCGGGAATCGTCCGCAACCGGCTGAAGGTTGAAGCGGCCGTCGCCTGCGCCAAGGCTTTTCTAAAAGTGCAAAAGGAGTTCGGCTCTTTCGACACTTACATTTGGTCTTTTGTCGGGGGCAAGACAAAGCAGAATTCCTGGAAGACATTAAAAGAGATCCCCCCCAAGACACCCGCGTCGGAGGCCATGAGCAAAGATCTGAAGCGCCGGGGCTTTCGCTTTGTCGGACCCACCATCTGCTACGCCTATATGCAGGCCGCCGGGCTGGTGAACGATCATCTTGTCGGCTGCTTTCGGTATGAACCGGTGCGCCGTAAACCCTGA